Proteins encoded by one window of Drosophila melanogaster chromosome X:
- the CG10802 gene encoding uncharacterized protein, isoform A: MVFKCQEDSFLKEFKTKIVSSEFATLDWTDPSGKVEKLKGFNVICEDTILFPEGGGQPCDYGTLGGFPVKNVQRKGSTAVHFVESPTSFEQDAEVLLTLDYQRRLDHMQQHSGQHLITALFDREFKYDTTSWSLGSTVSYIQLSTPHLISRESLDLIERQANDLIREGREVTVLLVDPEVAQEFQDARAPRGLPKDHEGLARVVRIEGIESNMCCGTHVTNLSQLQCIKLLYAEKVKANVLVHFVVGERVLVKLGEVFQREQQLTQALKGGPGQHLELVQKLQQNVKGSRKYFQQLLKRYATAEAERLCDLPKKDRPKYFSLHRRDGIEVDFINTFLRAAPEGIFYFLTVSESVFAGSSAKGHLVLRGDPEIVGKLGPQFMEILEGKGNGKEDNFQGKINNLARLQECQELLEAEFKPKRIIEAAPANGAQLEAEE, encoded by the exons ATGGTGTTCAAGTGCCAGGAGGACAGTTTCCTGAAGGAG TTCAAGACAAAAATCGTTAGCAGCGAGTTTGCCACCTTGGATTGGACAGATCCCAGTGGAAAGGTGGAGAAACTCAAGGGCTTCAATGTGATCTGCGAGGACACGATACTATTTCCCGAGGGCGGTGGTCAGCCCTGCGATTACGGAACCTTAGGCGGATTTCCAGTTAAGAATGTCCAGAGAAAAGGCTCTACGGCTGTACATTTTGTGGAATCCCCAACGAGTTTCGAGCAGGATGCCGAAGTCCTTCTGACACTAGACTACCAAAGAAGACTGGATCACATGCAACAGCACTCAGGACAGCACCTGATCACCGCCCTGTTCGACAGGGAGTTCAAGTACGATACCACCTCGTGGTCCCTGGGATCCACTGTCTCTTACATTCAATTAAGTACGCCTCATTTGATAAGTCGCGAGTCATTGGACCTCATCGAACGTCAGGCCAACGATCTGATTCGCGAGGGCCGTGAAGTTACGGTGCTTCTGGTGGATCCCGAGGTGGCGCAAGAGTTCCAGGATGCCAGAGCTCCCAGGGGATTGCCCAAGGATCACGAGGGTCTGGCCAGGGTGGTGCGAATCGAGGGCATTGAGAGCAACATGTGCTGCGGCACCCACGTCACGAATCTCTCTCAACTGCAGTGCATTAAGCTGCTCTACGCCGAGAAGGTGAAGGCGAATGTTCTGGTGCACTTTGTCGTCGGCGAGAGGGTGCTCGTAAAGCTTGGCGAGGTCTTTCAGCGCGAACAGCAGCTAACACAGGCTTTAAA AGGTGGACCCGGTCAGCACTTGGAGCTTGTCCAGAAGCTACAGCAAAATGTGAAGGGCAGTCGAAAGTACTTCCAGCAGCTGCTTAAACGTTACGCCACCGCCGAAGCCGAGCGTCTCTGCGATTTGCCCAAAAAGGATCGTCCGAAATATTTCTCTCTCCATCGACGCGATGGCATCGAGGTGGACTTCATCAACACATTCTTGCGGGCGGCTCCGGAAGGAATCTTCTACTTTCTCACTGTTTCCGAGAGCGTTTTTGCTGGCAGCAGTGCCAAAGGACATCTGGTGCTGCGCGGAGATCCAGAAATTGTCGGGAAACTCGGTCCCCAATTTATGGAAATTCTCGAGGGCAAGGGAAACGGCAAAGAGGACAATTTCCAGGGAAAAATCAACAACTTGGCTAGACTGCAGGAATGCCAAGAGCTGCTGGAGGCGGAGTTTAAACCAAAGAGGATCATCGAAGCCGCTCCTGCAAATGGAGCTCAACTGGAGGCAGAGGAATGA
- the CG10802 gene encoding uncharacterized protein, isoform B has protein sequence MVFKCQEDSFLKEFKTKIVSSEFATLDWTDPSGKVEKLKGFNVICEDTILFPEGGGQPCDYGTLGGFPVKNVQRKGSTAVHFVESPTSFEQDAEVLLTLDYQRRLDHMQQHSGQHLITALFDREFNRESLDLIERQANDLIREGREVTVLLVDPEVAQEFQDARAPRGLPKDHEGLARVVRIEGIESNMCCGTHVTNLSQLQCIKLLYAEKVKANVLVHFVVGERVLVKLGEVFQREQQLTQALKGGPGQHLELVQKLQQNVKGSRKYFQQLLKRYATAEAERLCDLPKKDRPKYFSLHRRDGIEVDFINTFLRAAPEGIFYFLTVSESVFAGSSAKGHLVLRGDPEIVGKLGPQFMEILEGKGNGKEDNFQGKINNLARLQECQELLEAEFKPKRIIEAAPANGAQLEAEE, from the exons ATGGTGTTCAAGTGCCAGGAGGACAGTTTCCTGAAGGAG TTCAAGACAAAAATCGTTAGCAGCGAGTTTGCCACCTTGGATTGGACAGATCCCAGTGGAAAGGTGGAGAAACTCAAGGGCTTCAATGTGATCTGCGAGGACACGATACTATTTCCCGAGGGCGGTGGTCAGCCCTGCGATTACGGAACCTTAGGCGGATTTCCAGTTAAGAATGTCCAGAGAAAAGGCTCTACGGCTGTACATTTTGTGGAATCCCCAACGAGTTTCGAGCAGGATGCCGAAGTCCTTCTGACACTAGACTACCAAAGAAGACTGGATCACATGCAACAGCACTCAGGACAGCACCTGATCACCGCCCTGTTCGACAGGGAGTTCAA TCGCGAGTCATTGGACCTCATCGAACGTCAGGCCAACGATCTGATTCGCGAGGGCCGTGAAGTTACGGTGCTTCTGGTGGATCCCGAGGTGGCGCAAGAGTTCCAGGATGCCAGAGCTCCCAGGGGATTGCCCAAGGATCACGAGGGTCTGGCCAGGGTGGTGCGAATCGAGGGCATTGAGAGCAACATGTGCTGCGGCACCCACGTCACGAATCTCTCTCAACTGCAGTGCATTAAGCTGCTCTACGCCGAGAAGGTGAAGGCGAATGTTCTGGTGCACTTTGTCGTCGGCGAGAGGGTGCTCGTAAAGCTTGGCGAGGTCTTTCAGCGCGAACAGCAGCTAACACAGGCTTTAAA AGGTGGACCCGGTCAGCACTTGGAGCTTGTCCAGAAGCTACAGCAAAATGTGAAGGGCAGTCGAAAGTACTTCCAGCAGCTGCTTAAACGTTACGCCACCGCCGAAGCCGAGCGTCTCTGCGATTTGCCCAAAAAGGATCGTCCGAAATATTTCTCTCTCCATCGACGCGATGGCATCGAGGTGGACTTCATCAACACATTCTTGCGGGCGGCTCCGGAAGGAATCTTCTACTTTCTCACTGTTTCCGAGAGCGTTTTTGCTGGCAGCAGTGCCAAAGGACATCTGGTGCTGCGCGGAGATCCAGAAATTGTCGGGAAACTCGGTCCCCAATTTATGGAAATTCTCGAGGGCAAGGGAAACGGCAAAGAGGACAATTTCCAGGGAAAAATCAACAACTTGGCTAGACTGCAGGAATGCCAAGAGCTGCTGGAGGCGGAGTTTAAACCAAAGAGGATCATCGAAGCCGCTCCTGCAAATGGAGCTCAACTGGAGGCAGAGGAATGA
- the CG14270 gene encoding uncharacterized protein, with the protein MQFLRVGGRITALRQRLTDRIQMPERFKGTFVEKWVQYWNGLVRDYTEVAVGVVRESYTKPKKALLYGTGMLFMYQANLKNPGEEAFMTLLRGATNRMITVPVELQNPVSADYLLTLERAINQKKLRLLSLGICTILWVDLYDEDDCTYPAICEYTNVGVFNFHERIIDVGFWNQYWRLKWKMRNYDVNYL; encoded by the coding sequence ATGCAGTTCCTCCGCGTGGGTGGTCGTATAACGGCACTGCGTCAGAGATTGACCGATCGAATTCAGATGCCGGAGCGCTTCAAGGGCACGTTCGTGGAGAAGTGGGTGCAGTATTGGAACGGCCTGGTCAGGGACTACACAGAGGTGGCAGTGGGTGTTGTGCGAGAATCCTACACGAAGCCGAAAAAGGCGCTTCTCTATGGAACGGGAATGCTGTTCATGTACCAAGCCAATCTGAAGAATCCCGGCGAGGAGGCCTTTATGACTCTGCTAAGGGGTGCCACAAATCGAATGATCACAGTGCCGGTAGAACTTCAGAATCCCGTGTCCGCCGACTATCTGCTAACCTTGGAGAGGGCGATCAATCAAAAGAAACTGCGTCTCCTTTCTCTCGGCATCTGCACGATCCTTTGGGTGGATCTATACGACGAGGACGACTGCACCTATCCGGCCATCTGTGAATATACCAACGTGGGCGTCTTCAACTTCCACGAACGGATCATCGATGTGGGATTTTGGAATCAATACTGGCGACTCAAATGGAAGATGCGCAACTATGATGTCAACTACCTGTGA
- the CG10803 gene encoding uncharacterized protein, isoform E, which produces MKKGKGSSSLGSKESSGRPSTAVLVFKKCARFADSSESAEIQQDGKEQLPERQDSLDAKESAGMEKEAISNQPLKDEPSKDEPNQSEGTAISTIPAIDKLRRFCFIGSTDEPVYTTPALDLVVENNFASLKELCSQVSEDELVECLLSVLGSEPNEEQPPRPDEPLLILAVFFTTCEDEKKRNAVRNRFTDLITSESDLLLFVQLVKRVQKLLERKTPFNRTVRKAVLNWYGTKSLDRLLHFWSIGDGNRWPAHRDLLYRLHFRHANFLPEIIAALRLLSSSPKELSQWPDFLTPLTSFRETIEGVVKLRLLTDPEQAISIVKKLSLSWEHVPFHLLHDPRLAHFLIPHMSYEQLLQKWPRLSRLNSRVRPFAEQLLDKKKLKASNVPPVRLLLEDMRLRKPKKCATTSFQKASFLHSVYEISFGLNKALGRRLHITLNLEQAYLGKYLSGPCRSLKYLDALVALGFGYFRSDRKVTVEFWHDRSGKLKALPWTNEMSVSEAKTCCENQKVGKVRQSLNEILFRALLDMQNTFDVFLVLVPGAARGNPENNSKCLAALMDKYREKRNSNAKFIMVSLRQRQRSMIYSSGRNENLLELCSLDKHTPRLINAFVRNKFY; this is translated from the exons ATGAAAAAGGGCAAGGGATCAAGCTCCCTTGGATCGAAGGAATCATCGGGGAGACCATCCACGGCAGTCCTGGTGTTCAAGAAGTGCGCTAGATTTGCGGACTCTTCAGAATCGGCGGAGATCCAGCAGGACGGCAAGGAGCAACTGCCTGAGAGGCAAGACTCGCTGGATGCCAAGGAAT CTGCAGGAATGGAAAAAGAGGCGATTAGCAATCAGCCATTAAAGGATGAGCCATCGAAAGATGAACCTAACCAAAGCGAGGGCACTGCCATTTCCACCATACCGGCGATTGATAAACTACGTCGCTTCTGCTTTATTGGATCCACGGACGAGCCCGTCTATACCACGCCCGCACTGGATCTTGTTGTCGAGAACAATTTCGCATCGCTAAAGGAACTCTGCTCCCAAGTGAGTGAAGACGAGCTGGTCGAGTGCTTGTTGAGCGTTTTGGGCAGCGAACCAAATGAGGAGCAACCTCCCCGACCCGACGAGCCGCTCCTAATCCTGGCTGTTTTCTTTACCACGTGCGAAGACGAGAAGAAGCGAAATGCGGTGCGTAATAGATTCACCGACCTGATCACCAGCGAATCGGATCTTCTACTGTTCGTCCAGTTGGTCAAGCGAGTCCAGAAGTTGCTCGAACGTAAAACGCCCTTCAATCGCACAGTGCGAAAGGCCGTCCTCAACTGGTATGGCACGAAATCGCTTGATCGCCTTCTCCACTTCTGGTCAATAGGCGATGGAAATCGTTGGCCTGCGCATCGCGATCTACTGTACCGCCTCCATTTTCGGCATGCCAATTTTTTACCGGAAATCATTGCTGCCTTAAGGCTGCTCTCATCATCGCCAAAGGAGCTATCGCAGTGGCCTGATTTTTTAACGCCCTTGACCAGCTTTCGCGAAACTATTGAGGGTGTTGTGAAGCTTCGGCTACTCACGGATCCCGAACAGGCTATCTCCATTGTGAAGAAGTTGTCGCTGAGCTGGGAGCATGTGCCTTTTCATTTGCTTCACGACCCCAGGCTGGCGCATTTTCTTATTCCACACATGAGCTATGAGCAACTTCTTCAGAAATGGCCACGCCTCTCGCGACTTAACTCCCGAGTGCGCCCCTTTGCTGAGCAATTGCTGGATAAGAAGAAGCTTAAGGCGAGCAATGTTCCGCCCGTACGTCTGCTGTTGGAGGATATGCGTTTGAGGAAGCCCAAAAAG TGTGCAACTACTTCGTTCCAAAAGGCGAGTTTCCTGCATAGCGTCTACGAAATATCCTTTGGCCTGAACAAGGCACTCGGTAGGCGACTGCACATTACCCTCAATCTGGAGCAGGCCTATCTGGGCA AATACCTTTCTGGTCCATGTCGTTCGCTGAAGTACTTAGACGCCCTGGTGGCATTGGGTTTTGGCTATTTCCGCAGCGACCGAAAGGTGACGGTGGAGTTTTGGCACGACCGCAGTGGCAAATTGAAGGCGTTGCCGTGGACAAATGAGATGTCTGTTTCAGAGGCCAAGACCTGTTGCGAGAATCAGAAG GTGGGCAAAGTGAGGCAATCGCTAAATGAAATTCTGTTCAGAGCGCTATTGGATATGCAGAATACGTTCGACGTGTTTTTGGTACTAGTGCCGGGTGCCGCGCGAGGAAATCCGGAAAATAATTCAAAGTGCTTGGCTGCTCTAATGGATAAGTATCGCGAAAAGCGAAACTCTAATGCTAA ATTCATAATGGTGAGCCTGCGGCAGCGTCAACGCTCCATGATATATTCCAGCGGACGAAACGAGAACTTGTTAGAGTTGTGCAGCCTGGATAAGCACACACCGCGTTTGATTAACGCATTTGTCCGCAATAAGTTCTACTAG
- the CG10803 gene encoding uncharacterized protein, isoform A: MKKGKGSSSLGSKESSGRPSTAVLVFKKCARFADSSESAEIQQDGKEQLPERQDSLDAKESAGMEKEAISNQPLKDEPSKDEPNQSEGTAISTIPAIDKLRRFCFIGSTDEPVYTTPALDLVVENNFASLKELCSQVSEDELVECLLSVLGSEPNEEQPPRPDEPLLILAVFFTTCEDEKKRNAVRNRFTDLITSESDLLLFVQLVKRVQKLLERKTPFNRTVRKAVLNWYGTKSLDRLLHFWSIGDGNRWPAHRDLLYRLHFRHANFLPEIIAALRLLSSSPKELSQWPDFLTPLTSFRETIEGVVKLRLLTDPEQAISIVKKLSLSWEHVPFHLLHDPRLAHFLIPHMSYEQLLQKWPRLSRLNSRVRPFAEQLLDKKKLKASNVPPVRLLLEDMRLRKPKKVVNQLVLPSSLKNKNTFKFQCATTSFQKASFLHSVYEISFGLNKALGRRLHITLNLEQAYLGKYLSGPCRSLKYLDALVALGFGYFRSDRKVTVEFWHDRSGKLKALPWTNEMSVSEAKTCCENQKVGKVRQSLNEILFRALLDMQNTFDVFLVLVPGAARGNPENNSKCLAALMDKYREKRNSNAKFIMVSLRQRQRSMIYSSGRNENLLELCSLDKHTPRLINAFVRNKFY; encoded by the exons ATGAAAAAGGGCAAGGGATCAAGCTCCCTTGGATCGAAGGAATCATCGGGGAGACCATCCACGGCAGTCCTGGTGTTCAAGAAGTGCGCTAGATTTGCGGACTCTTCAGAATCGGCGGAGATCCAGCAGGACGGCAAGGAGCAACTGCCTGAGAGGCAAGACTCGCTGGATGCCAAGGAAT CTGCAGGAATGGAAAAAGAGGCGATTAGCAATCAGCCATTAAAGGATGAGCCATCGAAAGATGAACCTAACCAAAGCGAGGGCACTGCCATTTCCACCATACCGGCGATTGATAAACTACGTCGCTTCTGCTTTATTGGATCCACGGACGAGCCCGTCTATACCACGCCCGCACTGGATCTTGTTGTCGAGAACAATTTCGCATCGCTAAAGGAACTCTGCTCCCAAGTGAGTGAAGACGAGCTGGTCGAGTGCTTGTTGAGCGTTTTGGGCAGCGAACCAAATGAGGAGCAACCTCCCCGACCCGACGAGCCGCTCCTAATCCTGGCTGTTTTCTTTACCACGTGCGAAGACGAGAAGAAGCGAAATGCGGTGCGTAATAGATTCACCGACCTGATCACCAGCGAATCGGATCTTCTACTGTTCGTCCAGTTGGTCAAGCGAGTCCAGAAGTTGCTCGAACGTAAAACGCCCTTCAATCGCACAGTGCGAAAGGCCGTCCTCAACTGGTATGGCACGAAATCGCTTGATCGCCTTCTCCACTTCTGGTCAATAGGCGATGGAAATCGTTGGCCTGCGCATCGCGATCTACTGTACCGCCTCCATTTTCGGCATGCCAATTTTTTACCGGAAATCATTGCTGCCTTAAGGCTGCTCTCATCATCGCCAAAGGAGCTATCGCAGTGGCCTGATTTTTTAACGCCCTTGACCAGCTTTCGCGAAACTATTGAGGGTGTTGTGAAGCTTCGGCTACTCACGGATCCCGAACAGGCTATCTCCATTGTGAAGAAGTTGTCGCTGAGCTGGGAGCATGTGCCTTTTCATTTGCTTCACGACCCCAGGCTGGCGCATTTTCTTATTCCACACATGAGCTATGAGCAACTTCTTCAGAAATGGCCACGCCTCTCGCGACTTAACTCCCGAGTGCGCCCCTTTGCTGAGCAATTGCTGGATAAGAAGAAGCTTAAGGCGAGCAATGTTCCGCCCGTACGTCTGCTGTTGGAGGATATGCGTTTGAGGAAGCCCAAAAAGGTGGTTAATCAGTTGGTACTACCTTCGTCACTCAAAAACAAGAATACATTTAAATTCCAGTGTGCAACTACTTCGTTCCAAAAGGCGAGTTTCCTGCATAGCGTCTACGAAATATCCTTTGGCCTGAACAAGGCACTCGGTAGGCGACTGCACATTACCCTCAATCTGGAGCAGGCCTATCTGGGCA AATACCTTTCTGGTCCATGTCGTTCGCTGAAGTACTTAGACGCCCTGGTGGCATTGGGTTTTGGCTATTTCCGCAGCGACCGAAAGGTGACGGTGGAGTTTTGGCACGACCGCAGTGGCAAATTGAAGGCGTTGCCGTGGACAAATGAGATGTCTGTTTCAGAGGCCAAGACCTGTTGCGAGAATCAGAAG GTGGGCAAAGTGAGGCAATCGCTAAATGAAATTCTGTTCAGAGCGCTATTGGATATGCAGAATACGTTCGACGTGTTTTTGGTACTAGTGCCGGGTGCCGCGCGAGGAAATCCGGAAAATAATTCAAAGTGCTTGGCTGCTCTAATGGATAAGTATCGCGAAAAGCGAAACTCTAATGCTAA ATTCATAATGGTGAGCCTGCGGCAGCGTCAACGCTCCATGATATATTCCAGCGGACGAAACGAGAACTTGTTAGAGTTGTGCAGCCTGGATAAGCACACACCGCGTTTGATTAACGCATTTGTCCGCAATAAGTTCTACTAG
- the CG10803 gene encoding uncharacterized protein, isoform D, translated as MEKEAISNQPLKDEPSKDEPNQSEGTAISTIPAIDKLRRFCFIGSTDEPVYTTPALDLVVENNFASLKELCSQVSEDELVECLLSVLGSEPNEEQPPRPDEPLLILAVFFTTCEDEKKRNAVRNRFTDLITSESDLLLFVQLVKRVQKLLERKTPFNRTVRKAVLNWYGTKSLDRLLHFWSIGDGNRWPAHRDLLYRLHFRHANFLPEIIAALRLLSSSPKELSQWPDFLTPLTSFRETIEGVVKLRLLTDPEQAISIVKKLSLSWEHVPFHLLHDPRLAHFLIPHMSYEQLLQKWPRLSRLNSRVRPFAEQLLDKKKLKASNVPPVRLLLEDMRLRKPKKVVNQLVLPSSLKNKNTFKFQCATTSFQKASFLHSVYEISFGLNKALGRRLHITLNLEQAYLGKYLSGPCRSLKYLDALVALGFGYFRSDRKVTVEFWHDRSGKLKALPWTNEMSVSEAKTCCENQKVGKVRQSLNEILFRALLDMQNTFDVFLVLVPGAARGNPENNSKCLAALMDKYREKRNSNAKFIMVSLRQRQRSMIYSSGRNENLLELCSLDKHTPRLINAFVRNKFY; from the exons ATGGAAAAAGAGGCGATTAGCAATCAGCCATTAAAGGATGAGCCATCGAAAGATGAACCTAACCAAAGCGAGGGCACTGCCATTTCCACCATACCGGCGATTGATAAACTACGTCGCTTCTGCTTTATTGGATCCACGGACGAGCCCGTCTATACCACGCCCGCACTGGATCTTGTTGTCGAGAACAATTTCGCATCGCTAAAGGAACTCTGCTCCCAAGTGAGTGAAGACGAGCTGGTCGAGTGCTTGTTGAGCGTTTTGGGCAGCGAACCAAATGAGGAGCAACCTCCCCGACCCGACGAGCCGCTCCTAATCCTGGCTGTTTTCTTTACCACGTGCGAAGACGAGAAGAAGCGAAATGCGGTGCGTAATAGATTCACCGACCTGATCACCAGCGAATCGGATCTTCTACTGTTCGTCCAGTTGGTCAAGCGAGTCCAGAAGTTGCTCGAACGTAAAACGCCCTTCAATCGCACAGTGCGAAAGGCCGTCCTCAACTGGTATGGCACGAAATCGCTTGATCGCCTTCTCCACTTCTGGTCAATAGGCGATGGAAATCGTTGGCCTGCGCATCGCGATCTACTGTACCGCCTCCATTTTCGGCATGCCAATTTTTTACCGGAAATCATTGCTGCCTTAAGGCTGCTCTCATCATCGCCAAAGGAGCTATCGCAGTGGCCTGATTTTTTAACGCCCTTGACCAGCTTTCGCGAAACTATTGAGGGTGTTGTGAAGCTTCGGCTACTCACGGATCCCGAACAGGCTATCTCCATTGTGAAGAAGTTGTCGCTGAGCTGGGAGCATGTGCCTTTTCATTTGCTTCACGACCCCAGGCTGGCGCATTTTCTTATTCCACACATGAGCTATGAGCAACTTCTTCAGAAATGGCCACGCCTCTCGCGACTTAACTCCCGAGTGCGCCCCTTTGCTGAGCAATTGCTGGATAAGAAGAAGCTTAAGGCGAGCAATGTTCCGCCCGTACGTCTGCTGTTGGAGGATATGCGTTTGAGGAAGCCCAAAAAGGTGGTTAATCAGTTGGTACTACCTTCGTCACTCAAAAACAAGAATACATTTAAATTCCAGTGTGCAACTACTTCGTTCCAAAAGGCGAGTTTCCTGCATAGCGTCTACGAAATATCCTTTGGCCTGAACAAGGCACTCGGTAGGCGACTGCACATTACCCTCAATCTGGAGCAGGCCTATCTGGGCA AATACCTTTCTGGTCCATGTCGTTCGCTGAAGTACTTAGACGCCCTGGTGGCATTGGGTTTTGGCTATTTCCGCAGCGACCGAAAGGTGACGGTGGAGTTTTGGCACGACCGCAGTGGCAAATTGAAGGCGTTGCCGTGGACAAATGAGATGTCTGTTTCAGAGGCCAAGACCTGTTGCGAGAATCAGAAG GTGGGCAAAGTGAGGCAATCGCTAAATGAAATTCTGTTCAGAGCGCTATTGGATATGCAGAATACGTTCGACGTGTTTTTGGTACTAGTGCCGGGTGCCGCGCGAGGAAATCCGGAAAATAATTCAAAGTGCTTGGCTGCTCTAATGGATAAGTATCGCGAAAAGCGAAACTCTAATGCTAA ATTCATAATGGTGAGCCTGCGGCAGCGTCAACGCTCCATGATATATTCCAGCGGACGAAACGAGAACTTGTTAGAGTTGTGCAGCCTGGATAAGCACACACCGCGTTTGATTAACGCATTTGTCCGCAATAAGTTCTACTAG